AAACGCACGCTGCTCAACCTCGCGCTGCAGATACATGCCCGCAAGCGGATCGCTCGAGCCAAAATCCGCTGGATCGACGTTCACGAGCAGCGCAGCATTGGCGTTGCGCCCATCGCGTGCACGCTCGCTCATGCCGTTGGTGACAACCGAATGCTCCTCGCTTGCCGCGGGAACCACCGTGCCACCAGGGCACATGCAAAACGTATACGCACTGCGACGCTTATTCACGTGAATGGCCATCTTGTAATCGGCTGCGCGATTGCGCAACGCGGGGTGACTAGCCGCCGACCCCCACTGCGACTGGTTGATCAGAGCCTGAGGATGCTCGATGCGCACACCCATAGAAAAGGGCTTCTGCTCCATGAACAGACCCCATGCACGAATCGCCTCGAATGTGTCGCGTGCCGAATGGCCGCAGGCCACCACCATGCGCGCCACGGGCATCACCGAACGCTCGCCGGTGTGCACGTCTTCCAAAACGGCTTCGCGCAGCCTTCCTTCCGCAAAACGCGCATCCACCAATTGCGTACCAAAGCGCACCTCGCCACCCAGATCGATAATGCGCTCGCGCAATGATCGAACGACCCCAGGCAGGACATCGCTGCCGATATGGGGCTTCGCATCCCACAGGATATCCTGGGGCGCACCCGCCTCCACGAACCACTGCAGGGCATACGGCGTAAGAGGATGCTTGGTATTCGTGGTGAGCTTGCCGTCCGAAAACGTGCCTGCACCACCTTCGCCAAACTGGATATTGGTATGCACGTCGAGTGGCGCGCCTTCGTTGAACGCATTCACGATGCGCATGCGTTCTTCCACGGCATCGCCCCGCTCCACGAGCAGCGGGCGCAAGCCGGCATGCGCCAAGTAGAGCGCGCAGAATAGCCCCGCAGGACCCGCGCCCACCACCAGGGGGCGCGATTCGTCCGAAACGTTCAACTGAGGAAACGCAAGCGGAGCGGGTTCGCGATATGCTTGCGCCTTGCCGCTTTGCACGGCAGCAGCTTCCGCTTGCTCGCCCCGCAGGCACGCACATGCGGTCACGTTGAAGTGCACGTCGGATTTCTTACGGGCGTCGATGCTGCGACGCAGCGTGCGCACCCAAAGCACCTGGCTGGGCGAAACGTCCAGCTTCTTCGCCACGGCACGCACGAGCGCGCCTTCCGTAAACGGGGCATCGCCTCGCGTCTCTCGTTCGCTGTCGAGCGAGCATCGTACGTTGGGAACCCTAATCATCGCGCGCTCGCCGCCTCTCCAGCGACAATGCCACTCGCCCATGCCCAGTGCAGGTTATAGCCACCACAAGGGGCATCCACATCGAGCGCTTCGCCGCAAACGTACAGCCCAGGCTGACCGGCAACCTCCATGGTTTCGGGGCTCACCGCCTCCACGGCAACGCCACCCCGATGCACCTGGCAGAGACGCTCGTCTCCCAGCCCTCTCACCACAAGGGGAAACGCCTTCAACGTGCGAGCCAGCTGGCTCACGCCCGTCTGGCTCATGGGCTCGTGCCCCTTCAGGCCCGCCGCGCGCAACACCGCGTGCGCAACTTCGGGCAGGAGCATGCCCACGCAGAATTCCTCCGCCGTGCACGGCTCCATGACGCCAAGGCGACGCTGCAGCAGCGCTTCGGCGGAATCACCTTCGCACGCAGGCAGGAAATCGATGGCAATGACGTCGCCCGGCCGCACGAGACGAGACAGGTTGAAGGCAGCAATGCCGGAAACGCCGTACTCGCGAAACGTGACTTCCCCCTCTTCGCGCACATCGCCCGATTGAAGCGCACACTTCACGCGCACCTTATCGAGGCCAGCGATGGGGGCAACATCGGTGGCAAGGGGCCCAAGCACGGGCACCGAAGGGCGCACCTGCACGTTGGCGGGCAACACCGACGAAGGAACGTTGCCTCCCGCGCAATACACCACACTGCATGCCTGCAGCTGCATGGTCTGAGCATGCGCGCGGGCGGCTGCAAGATCGCGCGCCGTAACGCGCTTGTTCGTCTGCGGCAGCTGCATACGATCGTAGGCGACCTGCCACGCGTCACCATACAGAAGCACGCTCGTTACGCTGCACCCTAGCTCGATGCGCACGCCTGCGCGTTGTGCCGCAAGAAGCAATGCATCCACGACCGACGTCGCCTTGTTGGCCTGGGGGTACAGACGGCCTTCAGATTCCTGTCGCAGCACCAAGCCGCAGCTTTCCAAAAACGCCAGCGCTCGTTCGGGGGAGCAGGCGCGAAATGCCTGCTCGACAAAGCATTCGTTGCGATACAAGCCCGCATGCGTATGAACATTCGCAATGTTGCAGCGCCCATCGCCCGTACGCTTGATGGAGCGCCCGTGTTCGTAATCGCACTCCAGCACAATGACGCTACGTCCTGCGCGCGCCGCCGTAATAGCGGCAGCAAGGCCCGAAGCCCCGCCGCCGACAATGCATATATCAACTCGTTCAGATTTCATGGCATCGATGATACCGCATACGCACACGAACAACGCGCCTCAGCACGCCCCTTCCCCAAGGGAACATGCCTTGCCTGCAATGCAAAAGCCCGCCACTCGCAGGGAGCAGCGGGCTTCGAAGCCAAGAGGCGAAACGCCTAGATCTCGGCCTTCCACAAACCATGCAGGTTGCAGTATTCGTACACCGCAACGGGAGCATCGTCGTCGGCGACGACAAACGATGCCGCAGGCTTCATGCCAGGCTTGAGCGGAGCGAACTGATACCCCTTCTGCGTTTCCAGGCAGATGAAGGTGATGTAATGCTCCTCGAGCATGGGATGCTCCACCTCGCCCACAACGACATCGATTTGCGGGCCATTCACCGTAACCATGGGAACGTGCTTTTCCTTGGCGGCATCGACGGTATTCGCCGTGAGTTCTTCCATCTTCTGACCGCAGCAGGAAAGCGGCGCACCCGAATCGTAGGGCTTCACGGCAATATTGCCGCACTTGGCGCATTTATAGAAAGCAAGGGCCATGGTTCCTCCTTCTCCGACACCATGTACATGGGATTCATGCTAGCGCATGCAAATTGCCATTCGAAAGGAGGCTACGTACGCGTTACTAAACTGAGACGCACGGCTTCGCCATGCAGACGCTACGCTTCGGGGGAACCCTGCACGTCTTCCGCCTCGTCCTTAGCTTCGGGATGGCCTTGCTGAGGCAGGTGCGTTCGGGAAACCCAGATGAGCATGCAGATGCCCGCGATGATAAGCGGCAGCGAAAGCACCTGGCCCATGGTAAGCCAGTTCGTGCCCAGAAGATATCCCAGCTGCTCATCGGGCAGGCGCACGAATTCCACCAAGAAGCGGAACACGCCGTACAGCAGCATGAACACGCCCAGGAACGTGCCGCGGGAGCGCGGGGGCGTCTTGCGCGAAAGGGCGAACAGGATGATAAACAGCAGCACGCCTTCCAGCAGGGCTTCATACAGCTGCGAGGGATGACGCGGTACGGAACCAGCTGCGCCGCCAAACACGACGGCCCACGGCAGGTCGGTGGGGGCACCCCATAGCTCGCCATTGATGAAATTGGCGCAGCGACCGCAGAACAAGCCAATGGGAGCAGCGATGCAACCCAGGTCGGCAAGCGTGGTATACGGAATGCCGCAGATCTTCGCCGCCACGATACCGGAAAGCAGCGCGCCAATCAGGCCGCCATGGAAGCTCATGCCGCCCTGGGAAAACGCTAGGATCTCGAAGGGATGGGTCAGGTAGTAGCCATCGCCATAGAACAGCACGTAACCCAAACGCGCGCCGAAAATAACGCCCACGACCACGCAGATGAGGATGGTGGACAAGTCGTCGGATGTAACGCGCACGCCCCACCGCTTTGCCGTACGGGAAATGACCAGCGCCGCAAAGAAAAAGCCGACGACATAGGCAAGGCCATACCAGCGCACGGATAGGGGCCCCAGCGTGAAAGCTACGGGGTCGAGCATGTGATAGAGATCGTTGAGCATTGTGTTTCCTGGGGACGCAACGCGACCCGCAGGCCGCGTCTATCGATTAGACGTCTCGCAGCCGCCCATGCCCGCATTCATCTTGCGCGCAGCAGCCGCTATACCTGAACGCATGTCCTGAGGTATGGGCGAAAGCGTAGTGACCTTCGTTCCGCACTTCGGACACTTCAGCGTGAACAATGCGCGTTCGGAGCTGAGCACCATGACGGAGCAATAGTCATGCAAGTCGAAATCGGTTGAACCGCATGTTTCGCATGTCACTACCGTCGCCATACACCCTCGCCCCCGCGCATCTAAGCTTCTGGACTAACGTTCCCTTCGATTGTAGCAGAACATATCCGCGCCTCCGCAGGTAGGTTGGGGAAGCGTCACCGAGACGGGATGCGCGCTAGATTCCAAGAGAAAGCTGGCCCGAGGAAGTTGCGAGGAGGCTGCGCTGATCGGCATCGGTTATCTCGTCATCGGGACCAATCGTTCCGATAAGCAGCGGCGAAGCGGGGTCGTGCGCCGCATAATTTCGCGCAGCCGCAGCGTGGCTCTTGTTGGCATAGCAATAACGACAGCCATTGGGGCATGTCTCATAGGCGCCGATATCGCGGCTCGGATAGCACCCGCAGCCTTCCCGAAGCCCCGGGTGCTTCAGCTTGCGAAATGCGAGGCTGTTGGCCCGCCCCAGGATATCGAGGGTCGTGCAGCCCGACTGGTGAATCCCATAGCGGCTCCAGCTTTCCTTGGTTGCGCACGTTTGCACCCACAACCCATGTCGGCGGGCAATTTCCCCAATGCCACGCGCAAGCCGCTCTTTGTCGGTGTCCGACACTTCCTGCAACTCGGGCATATTCGTCTCGAGCTTCTTATAGCGCTCGACGAAACTGAAAATGCAGCGATCAACATGCCCCGCTAGCCGACCGGAAAGATACTCAAACGTCTCAAGATGGCGCTCGACCGAATACGCGGGCGTTACGAGCACCGGATCGTAGCGCCAGGCAATGCGCCGCGCACCCACGATACGCTCGAGACGCAACAGCGTCTCGACGCTCTCTTCTATAGAAGGAACGCCTGGTTCGATATCGCGCCCGTAAGCGGTAATGGTGTAGTGGAAATAGGTGGGATACTGCTCGGTAATCGAAGGAAGCCCCGCAAGAAGCGGGGCGTAATTCTTCGAGCAGAACATCACAAGGTCTATCTGCTCGGGATTCAGCGCATAGCGCGTCACCTTGTGCGGAAAAAGCGGGTTACGCACCAGCACGTAGCCCTCCGCAAAGCGGTTGAGCAGCCACTTTGCATAGTACTGCGGTATGTCGGTGCGCGCACCCGTGTTTAAAATCATATCTTCGCCCTTCCGCAGAGCATTGTAGCCTCTACGACCCTACAGGCTCATCACCGACTGACGGAACCGATCAAGTTTCCCAGCCCTGGCATCTTCCACAAGACGAGAGAGCTGCGCAAGCAGACGCTCGCGGTCATCGGGCAAATGCCCGCGAATCGGTTCGGGAAGCGTAACATGTTCGGCCTTGAAGATGGTGGGTATTTCCAGGCAGGCAACGAAACCGCACGTTACGATGCGCATGCGATACCATGGCCAGGAAAGATATAGAAAGCGAGATTCATGGCCAAGCATACGCCGCAACATACAAACGCGCCCGCATCGCAGAAGCACGCCATTCCCGCATCGAGACACCTGCGCCTGCTCATTACGCTCGACGTACTTGTCGCGCTGCTCGCCCTTGGCGCTTGGATTTCCATGATCGCCGGCCTCGACGGAGGCGTCCTCTCGCTCACGGGGTTCAGGAGCCTGCGCTACTTCACCGTGCTCTCTAACATACTCGCGGCGCTCTGCTGCGCTCTCTGCGCAATCTTCGAGATCTGCATGCTCTCGAAAGCCCAGGCATCCTTCCCCACCGCACTCCACGTTCTGCGCTTCATTAGCGTAAACGGGATTATGCTCACCTTTATGGTCGTTATGCTCTACCTTGGCCCAGCCCTTAGCTATCCCGCGGTCCTTACCGGTGGCAACCTGTTTCTCCACCTCATCGTTCCGCTTTGTGCCCTTGCGACCTTCTTGATTGCGCAAAGCGGCAAAGTGCTGTCGGCATCCCAGGTGCCCCTTGGGCTTATCCCGGCGCTCGCCTATGCCACCTTCTATGCAGCAAACATCCTCATAAATGGCCTAAGCTTCGGCATCGAGGGCACCGACTGGTACAACTTCACCATATACGGCACCGTTTCCCTGCCCGTGTCATACGCCATCATCACCGCTTTCTGCCTTGCTCTCGCCTATGCACTCTGGTTCGCGAGTGGCGGACGACCGCGCCCTCGTCGCACGCCGCGCTAAAAACGCGACAGTCGATAGCGCAAGGCCCACAACGAAACAAAAGGGCCGCGTCGTTGTTGGAAGCAACTGGCCGCCGGCCCGCATGTGCATCTTGGGCACCTACGGGCCGACGTGGGCACGTCGATCACGGCAGGAACCAACTGCCACATGGCTTTACGGCTTGCAGCGGACGCCGGCTCGGCAAGGTTGCCCCTCTCGCGAACGAACCGGCGGCGCCAGTCGGGAACCATATGACCAGCCTGGCAGCAGATGCCCGTCGATTCTTTTAGTAAACCGTTCTCCCGATCGGGAATCGTCAGGACCGCAAACGGGCACAACCCGCTCGCCCATCCAAGGCCGGGTCGGGATTGCCCCTTGGGGGCACTCTGAAAGCAAAAAACTGAAAGCGCTGCTTAGCGCATGGGCTGCGCGAGGAGGCAACAAAGGCAAAGCCGAAGTTGCATCGTCGCGCAGCCCATGCGCTAAGCAGCGCCAGTAAATGCATGAAGCAGCGAGCGCACGAGCGTAGGTTTCGGCCCATGCAGGGCCGAAACCACGCGAGCAGCGGAGCGGGTGCCCCAAGGGGCAATCCCAACCCGGCCCCGCAACGAGTTACAACCCAAACAGCGACCCCGAATACGCCCACGCGGGAACCCGGACAACAAAAAAGCCGCCGGCAATGCCAGCGGCTTTAGGTTCGCGAAAGCGATGGATTATTCGGCAGGAACAACCTTAACAACGCCGGGAACGCGATCCTTCAGGATGCGCTCGATGCCGTTGGCAAGCGTCATCTGAGACATGGGGCAACCATGGCAGGCACCCTGCAGCTCGACAACGACGGTGCCGTCTTCCTGCACGTCCACCAGGCTCACGTCGCCACCGTCGGCCTGAAGGCTGGGACGGATAAGCTCGAGCACTGCGGCTACATCTTCACGATTAGGCATAGGAATCTCCTTCTGTAATCTCATTATGCTAGGCGCATTCTACCATAGCGCGGTAGAAGCGCAATCAACGGTTAGCTGTCGTTACGCCAGGATATGCGGACGGGCTAATTCGCCACCCAGTCTTTGCCGATAACGATCAAAATGTCGCTGCTGAACGAGTAATACGCACTCGCCGAGGTCACGCGACCGCACCCCAGCACGTTCACGAGGTTCTTCGCGGCATCGGCCATGTCATCGGACGAATAGATGATAAGCGTCTCGTCGTACACGTACGTTTCGGTATTGCCCGTTTCGGAAACGGTGTACCCCGCCGCCGTAACCTCGTTTGCGGTCGTGCTAGCAGCACCCGTGATGCCCGCGCCATTGCGCACGGATACGGTAATGCCCGTGGGGTCGACATCGGCCAGCGTTTCCTCGGCATTGGGGTCGCCGCCCGCGTCTACCGTCTGCATGAGCGTGGAAAGCGAGCTACTGGATACCGAGAAGGTGGAGCCATCGGAAGACGTGGAACCAGGAACGCAACCCCCATACACCGTAACGCCATTCAGCGAAACAGCCTTCGCCAAAGACGCCAGGTCGCTTGCCGACAGGTCCGTCTGGAAGTCGGAAGCGATAGTATCGAGCGTCAGGACCGATTCCAAGCCAGAACCGCCCAGAGCCTTCTGCAGCAACGCGGAAAACACGTCTTGCTGTACCTGTGCCTGAACGCTTTCGGGGTTGGAGTAATTGCGCGCACGGCACACGAACAGGGCCGTTTCGCCATCAAGCGCCGTTTCGCCCGCGGGAAGCCACTTCGTCCCCACACGCGGGTCGTCGACTTCTTCGGGAAGCGTTACGGTAACGCCGCCCAACTCGTCCACGAGCGTTTCGAACGAGCTCGCGCCAATCTTCGCGAAATGGGAAATCTTAACGCCCATCAGCGAAGACACCTGCGAAATAAGCTCGGCGTCACCGCCAATGGAAGACGCCTGGGAAAGCGTATGCGTATTGCCGTCGGACATAGAGGCCGTGATGTTGGACGGAATGGACACGAACGTGACCACGCTGCTCTGCGGATCGACGCGCATGAGCATGAGCAGGTCGGACGAATCGGATTCTTCGCCGGGCTTCGCAAACTCGCCCACGATAAGCGTGTAATACGGGTCGGTATCGGCAGACACACTGGTAAGCGCGTTCAGCGTATCGCTATCGGAAATGCGCATCTGTCCGTCGATAGACGTGGCATACACGAACCGGGAAACGGAAACGACCGCAACGATGGCCACGACGACAACCGCCAGGAAGCCAAGCACGCGACGGCGACGCCTGCGGCGCATGTTCGCCTCAACGTAGTCGCGCCGATGCGACCTGCGCGAATAATCGCGATGAGACTCGCTCGTGCGCGTATGCGGCACCACATGGCTAATCTCGCCACGCACGGCACGCTGGGCACCACGCTGGTTGCCGAAGTTCACGTTGGTGCGTGCGGCACGGCGTGAATTCGCAGCGGCATGCGTGCCGATGACGGAACTATTCACCGCGCGGGCGCGCTTGCGCAGTCGTTTCTGTTCGCGGCTCATGGGGGCCTACAACTCCTCGATGGTGGTGCGCTCTACGCGGGCACCCAAGCTGGAAAGCTTGCCCACATAGTCCTCGTAACCGCGGTCGATATGGGAAATCTTGCGTACGATGGTCTCGCCCTCGGCAATAAGGCCCGCGAGCACCAGCGCGCCACCTGCGCGCAGGTCGGTGGAAACCACCGGCGCACCCTGCAGCCCCTTCACGCCATGCACGAGCGCATGGTGGTCGTCGATGACGACGTCGGCGCCCATACGCGACAGTTCCGAAGCAAACATGAAGCGATTCTCGAACACGTTTTCCGTAATGACGGAGTTGCCTTCTGCCAACGCCGCAAGCAGCATGAACTGCGCCTGCAGGTCGGTGGGGAAACCCGGATGCGGAAGCGTTTGAATGTCGACCGAACGCAGCGGCTGCGTACGGCTAATGGTGATGGAGTCTTCGGCGGTTTCGACCGTGCAACCCATGGCGCGCAGCTTCATGATTGCCATGCGCAAGAAGGACGGGTCGATGCCCTCTACGGTAAGCGGACCACCCATGAGAGCGCCGCCCACCAGGAACGTACCAGCCTCGATGCGGTCGCCCACCGTAGTGTGCTCGCAAGGATGCATGCTGGAAAGCGGCACGCCCGTGATGGTGATGACCGACGTTCCTGCGCCGCTGACCTTGGCGCCCATGGCGTTGAGCATGTTTGCCAGGTCTTCGATCTCGGGTTCGCACGCAGCGTTGTCGATAGTGGTTTCGCCTTCGGCCACAACAGCGGCCATCATGGCATTCTCGGTTGCACCCACGCTGGGGAAATCGAGCACGATGCTGCCGCCATGCAGGCCCTCGGGCGTGGTGGCCACCAAGTAGCCATGCTCGACCTCGAAATGCACGCCAAGCTGCTCGAGCCCCACCAGGTGCATATCGATCTTGCGGGCGCCAATCTGGCAGCCGCCCGGCATGGCCACATGGGCACGACCGAAGCGACCGATGAGCGGGCCAAGCACGGAAATGCTGGCGCGCATCTTGCTCACGAGCTCGTACGGCGTTTCGTACGAATCGACCGTGGAGGTATCTATGGTAAGGACATGGCCCTCACGATGAACGGAAGCGCCCAGCGTTTCGAGCACTTCGCTCATGATGACGATATCCGAAATAAGCGGGACATTATGAATGGTGCTTTCGCCCTGGCCCAGAAGCGACGCGGCGATGAGCTTGAGCGCCGAGTTCTTCGCGCCCGACACGCGCACCGTACCCGTAAGGTTTTCGCTTTCGCGAACGATGATTACTTCTTCCGACATACACCGTTCCTTCGCAGTATCTTCTTCTCTCATTATCTCTTGCCTGAGTGATTATAGCGAGATTGCACGTAGCGCAACCCACCCGTTACAGAATGCGCAGAGGTTGGGCATTGCCACAGCCGCAATGAAAGCCGCGCATAAAAAAGGAGGATGCACGAGGCATCCTCCCAAAGAGATGTGGTTGATTCGCTGTTAGTCGCCCAGGGCGATGCGAGCGAAGTCGACAACCTTGATCTCGTCGCCGAGTTCCTTGGCAACGCCGGCGATGTAGGAAGCGACCGTCTGGTCGGGATCCTTCACGAAGTCCTGGTCGACCAGGCAGTTTTCCTTGTAGAACTTCTGCATGCGACCAGTGGCGATCTTTTCCTGGATGGCCTCGGGCTTGCCGGATTCAGCAGCCTGAGCCTTGTAGATGGCCATTTCGTGCTCGCGGATTTCCTCGGGAACGCTGGTTTCGTCGAGGGAAACGGGAGACGTGGCAGCGATCTGCATGGCAACGTCCTTGCCCATCTGAGTGAAGGCAGGAGCAGCAGCGGTAGCCTCGTTGTTGAAGCTGAAGGCCACCAGAACGCCGATCTTGCCGTTCATGTGGATGTAGGGAACCAGGGCGCCCGTGCCGGAAACCTCGAGGCGCTTGAAGTTGGCGATCTGCATGTTCTCGCCGATTACGTGGATGGCCTCGGTGAGGGCATCCTGAACCTTCTCGCCTTCGAACTCGCTTTCCAGCAGCTCTTCCACGGAAGCCGGGTTGTTCACGGCAACGGCCTTCGTGAAGTTCTCGGCGTAGGCCTGGAACTTATCGGTGAGAGCAACGAAGTCGGTTTCGCAGTTCACCTGGCACACGGAGCCAACCGTGGCGTTGTCTTCGCAGACCAGAGCAACGACGCGACCCTCGTTGGTGGCACGGCCAGCCTTCTTGGCGGCAGCAGCCAGACCACGGGTACGCAGAACGTCTACGGCGCCGTCCATGTCGCCGTCGGCTTCGGTGAGGGCCTTCTTGCATTCCATCATGCCGGCGCCCGTCATCTCGCGGAGTTCCTTGACCATTGCGGCGGTAATCTGAGCCATGTGGGTTTCCTCTCTCTATGGAAAGAGGGGCGGCGCGAAGCCGCCCCATTCGTTACGAATGCTATTCAGCGGCAGGAGCGGCAGCCTCGGCAGGGGCCTCAGCAGCGGCTTCGGGAGCAGCTTCGCCCTCGGCAGCCATTTCCTCAAGCGTGACAGGAGCACCGATGCCGTCGATGACAGCGGCAGCGATGAACTTGCAGAACAGCTTGACGGAGCGGATGGCGTCGTCGTTTGCGGGGATGCCGAAGTCGACGTCGTCGGGATCGCAGTTGGTGTCGATGGTGCCCACAACGGGGATGTGCAGGCGCTGAGCCTCATGGATGGCGATGAGCTCACGGTTGGTGTCGACCACGAAGATGGCGTCGGGGGCCTTCTTCATGCTGCGGATACCGTTGAGGTTCGTCTGCAGCTTGGTGAGTTCCTTGTGCAGCAGCATCTGCTCCTTCTTGGGCAGCAGCTCCATGCGGCCGTCGGCGTCCATAGCCTCGAGCTCTTCCATGCGAGCAACGCGAGAGCGGATGGTGACGAAGTTGGTGAGCATACCGCCGAGCCAGCGAGCGTTCACGTAGGGCATGCCGCAGCTGTTAGCAGCTTCGGCAACGCTTTCCTGAGCCTGCTTCTTGGTACCCACGAAGAGGATGGTGCCACCGTTGGCAGCCAGGTTGCGCACGAAGGTGTACGCCTGGTCCATGCCCACGAGGGTCTTCTTCAGGTCGAGGATGTAGATGTCACCACGATTGCCGAAGATGTACGGCTTCATCTTGGGGTTCCAGCGGCGGGTCTGATGACCGAAATGCGCACCTGCGTCGAGCAGGGTCTGGATAGAGACCTTCTCCATGTTTACTCCATTCGTTAATCCTCTGCGCGCGTTCAACCCCGGTCCGCAGCCTTTTTCGGTGGCCACTAGCGGGCACGAGTCCGGCACGCATGTGTAATAAGAAACTTCGCTATTCTAGCACGCTCACTCGTATGCGCAATACGAATCACGCATGGCACCACGGGCCCTACACACGGCGTTACGCCATGCGCCACACCTTGTATGCACGTTGAAAAGAGGCACTACACGCCATACCAACCGATACCCTCTGCGCGCCACCCCACGCGCACGAGCATGTCGTTTTCGGATTTGCTCGTCGTGTAGTTATGCGAACCCGACTTGGCATTCGGATTGTACTGACGGTACAGCGGCACCGACTTTGCGGTATCGGAATACCAACCAACGCCTTCGTAGCGCCAGCCCAGCTTGCGCAGACCATCGCGCTCTTCCTTGCTCTTGGTGTAGTGGTGGTCGCCACCATTGGGGTTGTACAGGCGGTATACCGGATCGCCCGTGGTGGGCGCATTCCAGCCAATGCCCTCGTAACGCCAACCCAACTTGCGCAAATGATCGCGTTCGCTCGAGCTCGCCGTATAGAAGTGCTCTCCCCCGTTGGGGTTGTACAGGCGATACATACCCTGCGATGGCTTCTTGGAAATCGTGAACGTACCCGCGGCGGTTCCCGCATACGAACCCGCGCCCGCGACGTGCACCGTGGCGGTTCCCACAGCAACGTTATTACTGTAGGAAACGGTATAGTCGGAACCCGCGGTAAGGGTTACGCCATTCAGCACGACAACGGGGGCGGGGGTAATAGCCGAACCCGTATACGTCGCGCCTTCCGCAGTAACGCTTGCCCCCGAGATATCGGCCCGCGTTACCTGGAACGTAGCCTGCGTAGAGCCTAGAAAATTCCCAACGCCCGTAATGGTTGCAGTTGCCTGCCCCACGGCCACATTGTTCGCATACGAAACCGTATAGTCAACGTCCCTGGTAAGCTGCTTCCCGTGAAACGTAACCACTGGCTCGGGCGAAACGGCAGAGCCAGTATACGGTGCATCGCTCACCTGGACGGTCGCATCGGCAATGTTGCCGCCCGTTATGTCAAACGTAGCGGCGGCGCTTCCCTCGTAGTTACCCACGCCCGTAACGGTGACGGTTGCCACGCCTGGAAGCTCATTGTCCGCATAGGACACAGCGTAATCGACGCCCTTCTGCAGCACCACGCCCCCAACCGTTACCTGCGGTTCGGGCTCAATTGCGGCACCCGTGAACGCATACGACTGGTTGGGCAGCGCAATCTGAGCCCCTTCGAGCGAAACGGCCTGAATGGTAAGCGTGCCATTACTGCAGGTAACGCTATAGTTGCCCGCCTTGGCGCCCAGATCGACGGAGGGAACCAACGCATACGAACCCGCAGCCAGTTCGCTGATATCCTGGATCACTTCAGTCGTGCCGCCCTCATAGCACACGCGCACCGCAACGTCGCACGTGTCACTGCCCCGCAGGCCCGAAACCGTGCTTTCGTACGACGCG
This genomic stretch from Denitrobacterium detoxificans harbors:
- a CDS encoding aminoacetone oxidase family FAD-binding enzyme, whose amino-acid sequence is MCVCGIIDAMKSERVDICIVGGGASGLAAAITAARAGRSVIVLECDYEHGRSIKRTGDGRCNIANVHTHAGLYRNECFVEQAFRACSPERALAFLESCGLVLRQESEGRLYPQANKATSVVDALLLAAQRAGVRIELGCSVTSVLLYGDAWQVAYDRMQLPQTNKRVTARDLAAARAHAQTMQLQACSVVYCAGGNVPSSVLPANVQVRPSVPVLGPLATDVAPIAGLDKVRVKCALQSGDVREEGEVTFREYGVSGIAAFNLSRLVRPGDVIAIDFLPACEGDSAEALLQRRLGVMEPCTAEEFCVGMLLPEVAHAVLRAAGLKGHEPMSQTGVSQLARTLKAFPLVVRGLGDERLCQVHRGGVAVEAVSPETMEVAGQPGLYVCGEALDVDAPCGGYNLHWAWASGIVAGEAASAR
- a CDS encoding L-threonylcarbamoyladenylate synthase translates to MIRVPNVRCSLDSERETRGDAPFTEGALVRAVAKKLDVSPSQVLWVRTLRRSIDARKKSDVHFNVTACACLRGEQAEAAAVQSGKAQAYREPAPLAFPQLNVSDESRPLVVGAGPAGLFCALYLAHAGLRPLLVERGDAVEERMRIVNAFNEGAPLDVHTNIQFGEGGAGTFSDGKLTTNTKHPLTPYALQWFVEAGAPQDILWDAKPHIGSDVLPGVVRSLRERIIDLGGEVRFGTQLVDARFAEGRLREAVLEDVHTGERSVMPVARMVVACGHSARDTFEAIRAWGLFMEQKPFSMGVRIEHPQALINQSQWGSAASHPALRNRAADYKMAIHVNKRRSAYTFCMCPGGTVVPAASEEHSVVTNGMSERARDGRNANAALLVNVDPADFGSSDPLAGMYLQREVEQRAFRVAVEAGGAPYSAPAQAVGDFLASMHRPASKGAGCSNVQPTYARGVVQVQLQDVLPAFVCETLADALPQMEARLHGFASPQAVMTAPETRSSSPVRMCRGNDCQAFLGTEASRNRAGATGVYPCGEGAGYAGGIVSAAADGMRVAQCIVSELALGSAAESAGEGACDEACAKSTDVAKAVAALRAGKAVAFPTDTVFGLGVAVEHVSSPEELYRIKRRPANKPVAWLVRGVHDLGVYGESVPAYAYDLAQRHWPGALTLIVRASDAVPQAYQSAQGTIALRMPDSAVSRQLMDLVGCPLATTSANVSGEDAPASASALSSAVVSGAAVVVGGSVRASGVASTVVDCTGDAPRIVRQGTVEVKAKTAKADQ
- a CDS encoding desulfoferrodoxin family protein, with the translated sequence MALAFYKCAKCGNIAVKPYDSGAPLSCCGQKMEELTANTVDAAKEKHVPMVTVNGPQIDVVVGEVEHPMLEEHYITFICLETQKGYQFAPLKPGMKPAASFVVADDDAPVAVYEYCNLHGLWKAEI
- a CDS encoding NifU family protein, yielding MPNREDVAAVLELIRPSLQADGGDVSLVDVQEDGTVVVELQGACHGCPMSQMTLANGIERILKDRVPGVVKVVPAE
- a CDS encoding DUF1848 domain-containing protein codes for the protein MILNTGARTDIPQYYAKWLLNRFAEGYVLVRNPLFPHKVTRYALNPEQIDLVMFCSKNYAPLLAGLPSITEQYPTYFHYTITAYGRDIEPGVPSIEESVETLLRLERIVGARRIAWRYDPVLVTPAYSVERHLETFEYLSGRLAGHVDRCIFSFVERYKKLETNMPELQEVSDTDKERLARGIGEIARRHGLWVQTCATKESWSRYGIHQSGCTTLDILGRANSLAFRKLKHPGLREGCGCYPSRDIGAYETCPNGCRYCYANKSHAAAARNYAAHDPASPLLIGTIGPDDEITDADQRSLLATSSGQLSLGI
- the lgt gene encoding prolipoprotein diacylglyceryl transferase, which codes for MLNDLYHMLDPVAFTLGPLSVRWYGLAYVVGFFFAALVISRTAKRWGVRVTSDDLSTILICVVVGVIFGARLGYVLFYGDGYYLTHPFEILAFSQGGMSFHGGLIGALLSGIVAAKICGIPYTTLADLGCIAAPIGLFCGRCANFINGELWGAPTDLPWAVVFGGAAGSVPRHPSQLYEALLEGVLLFIILFALSRKTPPRSRGTFLGVFMLLYGVFRFLVEFVRLPDEQLGYLLGTNWLTMGQVLSLPLIIAGICMLIWVSRTHLPQQGHPEAKDEAEDVQGSPEA